The Cololabis saira isolate AMF1-May2022 chromosome 18, fColSai1.1, whole genome shotgun sequence genome contains the following window.
tgagcctgatgaatcttttatctgaaggatcatacgtgaggctgcctggcgacgtagctgatgagccatgagccgacttgccttgtctccatgttcataatatacggagcgtgatcgtaagagaagtcgctctgcgtcattagtggtaaggagatcaaattcagtctgtaaatcgacacgttgcttaagaaaactgggagAGCAAGTTGTTGTAGCAAGTTGTTGGTCCAATTTTGTGATCTTAATAGAGAGTTCTTGTAATTTggctttccgggacttattcaagtgagcagagaaggagataatttgtccccgcaaatatgcttttaatgattcccacagcagtgaagatgaaattggttccatatcattttgatttatagagatgtaatcatcaattttagttgtaataaaattggtgaacttatcatctgagagaagtaatgtattgaacctccaagatgttgagtagcgtggctgtgaagagaactgaatatccaaagaaagaggagcgtggtcggagatcacaataggatgataatcaacagacagtactttgggaattagtttagcatcaataaaataataatcaatccgagagaaagattgatgcatctgagaaaagaaggaatattttttggtacaagggttataaaatctccaaggatcggtgcaaccgttcttggacacaaaatctgaaagagacctcgacattgaagaaggagtcagatttcgtgggctggagcggtctagtttggggtcaattacgcagttcatatccccgccaattataagaagactgtcgttcaatgaggggagacattcaaaaagcttgttcataaagtgtgggttgtcaaaattgggggcatatatattaactaataatatgggaatatgaaatagcgtacccgccacaattaagtatctgccgtttttgtctgaaatcaccttagatgctgaaaactgcattgacttaccaattaatatagcaacccccctggccttagagttgaaatcagagtgaaacacctcagaaacccagggacatttaagtctgacctggtctttggtgcgcatgtgggtttcctgaaggaacactaagtcagctttaagacgtctcaggtgagcaaatattctcgatctcttaattggactccccatgcctttaatattccagctcaacaacctcacagaagtaccagtattagtggccatatgttaaattcctaaagatagagatgtaccgaatgcggatccccaaggaaggaaaggaaatcccagggagtcgtttacaccgtgtcataactgcatgatcgcgtcgagctgcgtgacatcggacactctctgtccacactgaaaccgttaaactcgcggccagttaggacagtccaatacaaaaaaaattaagcaatggaattgattttgtcgctgacgctcgctcgcatgggacacgctttgtgtacgcagccgctgctcttctgccggagcgaggctttgttccctcccctgctacacgtcattcaggcagccaatcagcacagagcctcattatcatagccccgccccttagaatccctcatagagaagaaGGTTACAagcagtaaaaaaaagagacatggcccagagtctgaatttctaatttatgtagaaaaaacaagtttttgattgtttaagacattcaaggcctgtttaaaatatacattaaatgccataataggtcccctttaaattgtcATTAGCTTTGTAAGTCTATGACAGCATTCACTCACTTTTACAGTTGACCAGCTGGTCTGAATCAGAGGGTGTCATTAGTAAAGCATTTTTTTCTTACATCCCTcagataaaattaaatcaagaaCCATCATTCATCTATAGTGATAAAATCACATGAACAAGGCATGACAGTGGGACAGTGTTCAAACATTATGAcattgacttcctgtttgtttaCTATGGTTTTACTGAGCAGGAAGCTGAAAtccaacaaaaaatatataactttatttctctttattaACAATACAATGACAAaaactggtgaaaaatgttagagtaaaatataaaaatattacaaaacAAGTTACTAATGTGTCAATAGAAGCAgaaccatttttaaaaagcGAATATAAAACTGAACTTATTAGAATTACACCTTCAGATTTCTTTCTCTCAGAACAAAAgattaaacacatttctatcACTGTTTTTTTCTAACATGTTTGTGCCATCTGAATGCCTCACTCATCATACACACATTTTATCCAATCTAAATACAATTGTGACTTCCTAAACTATCTGATCTggcaaaagctgccccacactgatcccATTtctacggcttctctccagtgtgaacacgttgaTGACTTCTTAAATTACCCAATttagtaaaagctgccccacattgaccacatttgtacggcttctTTCCAGTGTGAACACATTGGTGAGTTCTTAAAGTACTCAATTGattaaaagctgccccacactgatcacatttgtaaggcttctctccagtgtgaacacgttggtgactTCTTAAATTACCCAATttagtaaaagctgccccacattgaccacatttgtacggcttctctccagtgtgaacacgttggtgactTCTTAAAGTACTCAATTGattaaaagctgccccacactgatcacatttgtaaggcttctctccagtgtgaacacgttggtgactTCTTAAATTACCCGATGCagcaaaagctgccccacactgatcacatttgtacggcttctctccagtgtgaacacgttggtgactTCTAAAATGACCCGCTTCAgaaaaagctgccccacactgatcacatttgtaaggcttctctccagtgtgaacacgttggtgactTCTTAAAGGACCCGATTCAGTAAAAgccgccccacactgatcacatttgtacggcttctctccagtgtgaacacgtttGTGACTTCTTAAAGCACCTGATCTactaaaagctgccccacactgatcacatttgtacggcttctctccagtgtgaacacgttggtgactTCTCAAATTACCCGATttagtaaaagctgccccacattgatcacatctgtacggcttctctccactgtgaacacgttggtgctTCGTTAAATCATCTGATTTTGCAAAAgccgccccacactgatcacatttgtacggcttctctccagtgtgaatacgttggtgagttcTTAAAGTACCCGattcagtaaaagctgccccacactgatcacatctgtacggcttctctccagtgtgaatacgtctgTGTTTCGTTAAAGTACCTGattgagtaaaagctgccccacactgatcacacttgTATGgcctctctccagtgtgaatacgttggtgacttctTAAATTACTCGATTGattaaaagctgccccacactgatcacatttgtacgccttctctccagtgtgaataagtTGGTGACTACTTAAATGACCCGATTCagcaaaagctgccccacactgatcacatttgtacggcttctctccagtgtgaacacgttggtgactTCTAAAATGACCCGCTTCAgaaaaagctgccccacactgatcacatttgtacggcttctctccagtgtgaatacgttggtgagttcTTAAAGTACGCGATTCagcaaaagctgccccacactgatcacatttgtacggcttctctccagtgtgaatcctCTTATGGCTCTTCAGGgttgatgaagtggtgaggactttctcacactgatcacaggggTAGTAACCTGTGGGCCTCTCTTTGCCTTTACGTTtctgtaaagaaagaaagagacttaGATCCTGTTGTCGGTTGACCTGTCAAAAGTTTATTCAGttgtatttcaattcaattttatttaattttatttatatagcgtcttatacaacagatgttgtctctagacgctttccagagatccagaacatgaacataaacataaacataaacataaacccccgagcaattattatataaacattg
Protein-coding sequences here:
- the LOC133418389 gene encoding zinc finger protein 665-like — protein: MDGPDQNQNQEMDQDQNQEMDQDQNQNQDQDSESSRTKAAGLQKRKGKERPTGYYPCDQCEKVLTTSSTLKSHKRIHTGEKPYKCDQCGAAFAESRTLRTHQRIHTGEKPYKCDQCGAAFSEAGHFRSHQRVHTGEKPYKCDQCGAAFAESGHLSSHQLIHTGEKAYKCDQCGAAFNQSSNLRSHQRIHTGERPYKCDQCGAAFTQSGTLTKHRRIHTGEKPYRCDQCGAAFTESGTLRTHQRIHTGEKPYKCDQCGAAFAKSDDLTKHQRVHSGEKPYRCDQCGAAFTKSGNLRSHQRVHTGEKPYKCDQCGAAFSRSGALRSHKRVHTGEKPYKCDQCGAAFTESGPLRSHQRVHTGEKPYKCDQCGAAFSEAGHFRSHQRVHTGEKPYKCDQCGAAFAASGNLRSHQRVHTGEKPYKCDQCGAAFNQLSTLRSHQRVHTGEKPYKCGQCGAAFTKLGNLRSHQRVHTGEKPYKCDQCGAAFNQLSTLRTHQCVHTGKKPYKCGQCGAAFTKLGNLRSHQRVHTGEKP